The following coding sequences are from one Methanonatronarchaeum thermophilum window:
- a CDS encoding chemotaxis protein CheW: MTEIDTQVIEFELNNKRYCVDLNYVAEIVDKGDLTQIPNTPTHIEGVMDLRGETTTIINPKIVFDLENEKNGKRIIVFEGADQDSDDNIGWIVDEVHQVRQITEKEVDDPIKTENVKGVIKEDGDFVIWVEPPETQNGTNTN, encoded by the coding sequence ATGACCGAAATCGATACACAAGTAATAGAGTTCGAACTAAACAACAAAAGATACTGCGTAGACCTCAACTACGTCGCAGAAATCGTAGACAAAGGCGACCTCACACAGATACCGAACACACCCACCCACATAGAAGGAGTAATGGACCTAAGAGGCGAAACAACCACAATAATAAACCCAAAAATCGTCTTCGACCTAGAAAACGAAAAAAACGGCAAACGAATAATCGTATTCGAAGGTGCCGACCAAGACAGCGACGACAACATAGGATGGATCGTAGACGAAGTACACCAAGTAAGACAGATAACCGAAAAAGAAGTCGACGACCCAATAAAAACAGAAAACGTAAAAGGAGTAATAAAAGAAGACGGAGACTTCGTAATCTGGGTAGAACCACCAGAAACCCAAAACGGAACAAACACAAACTAA